Proteins encoded in a region of the Fusarium falciforme chromosome 6, complete sequence genome:
- a CDS encoding Chitin synthase export chaperone, with protein MSSFGDFRFICEIAPLPLCAQVGPVIEASGRVGIEPECYARNIELANTIIFEGAASVMHIVALIMTVIMILHVRSKFTAVGRKEILSFFYLYMLLTAVSLIVDAGVAPPGSDPYPYFVSVQNGLSSAVITCLLINGFVGFQLYEDGTPLSVWMLRVCSLVAFAISFLVSLATFKSWAGLGPNKTIGLFVVLYLLNAIQLFVYVAMQILLVTRTLQDRWPLGDIAFGIFFFVAGQVLLYAFSAKICVAISHYIDGLFLATVCNLLGVMMVYKYWDSITKEDLEFSVGTRMNNWEVKELLPEEERRATVFSEDPYGHSSSYDLPYSPSAARYSAKY; from the exons ATGTCCTCCTTCGGCGACTTTAGGTTCATCTGCGAGATTGCCCCTCTGCCACTATGCGCACAAGTCGGTCCTGTCATCGAGGCCTCTGGCCGCGTGGGCATTGAGCCCGAATGCTATGCCCGCAACATCGAGCtcgccaacaccatcatctttGAAGGCGCCGCCTCCGTTATGCACATCGTCGCCCTCATCATGACCGTCATCATGATTCTTCACGTGCGAAGCAAGTTTACTGCTGTCGGACGCAAGGAGATTCTCAGCTTCTTCTACCTGTACATGCTTCTGACCGCTGTGTCCCTCATTGTCGACGCCGGTGTGGCCCCTCCTGGCAGCGACCCGTACCCGTACTTTGTTAGTGTACAGAACGGACTCAGCAGCGCTGTCATCACCTGTCTACTCATCAACGGATTTGTCGGTTTTCAGCTGTACGAAGACGGCACACCCCTGTCAGTGTGGATGTTGCGTGTCTGCTCCCTGGTTGCCTTTGCCATCAGTTTCCTCGTTTCGCTGGCAACGTTTAAGAGCTGGGCCGGACTCGGGCCCAACAAGACTATCGGCCTTTTTGTTGTTCTATACCTCCTCAACGCGATCCAGCTCTTCGTGTATGTGGCTATGCAGATTCTGCTGGTGACGAGGACGCTGCAGGATCGCTGGCCCCTTGGAGACATCGCCTTCGGtatcttcttctttgttgcTGGACAGGTTCTCCTTTATGCATTCAGCGCCAAGATTTGTGTCGCTATTAGCCACTACATTGACGGTCTGTTCCTTGCAACTGTATGCAACTTGTTGGGCGTTATGATGGTTTACAAG TACTGGGATTCCATTACCAAAGAGGATCTCGAATTCTCGGTGGGCACAAGGATGAACAACTgggaggtcaaggagctgttgcccgaggaggagcgcAGGGCAACTGTCTTCTCAGAGGACCCCTACGGCCACTCCAGCTCATATGATCTGCCCTATTCGCCAAGCGCAGCACGATACTCGGCCAAGTACTAA